The genome window GTATACTGTCTTTCAAACTATAATATTTTCAAGGTTCGGTGTCCTTCCGAGTTCGCTTTGCGGCGTTCTCTCTCCGGCACTTATTCAATATAGCGAACCTCCTTTTGAATGTCAACTACTTTTTCCATCTTTTTTGGGAAATTTTTTTTTAACGGCTCAAAGCTGCTCAGAATGTTGGGTTTAGGCAACAATGGTTTAGGCATTGTTGACTCAAGGAAGAGTAGATAGTGAATTTTCAATCAGTAATAGCGGTTTTACATCAGTTTTGGGGTCAGCGCGGCTGCTTGATTGCTCAACCTTATGACATGGAGAAGGGAGCAGGCACTAAGAACCCCCATACTTTTTTAAGGGCTTTGGGTCCAGAACCCTGGTCTGTGGCTTACGTTGAACCCTGCCGCCGTCCCACAGATGGACGTTATGGCGACAACCCAAATCGGTTTCAACATTATTATCAGTATCAAGTTCTGATTAAACCTTCACCAGATAATATCCAAGATATATATCTTGATTCTTTAAGGGCTTTGGGTATCCGTCCAGAAGATCATGATGTGCGGTTTGTGGAAGATAACTGGGAAGATGCGACTGTGGGGGCTTGGGGTACGGGTTGGGAAGTTTGGTTAGATGGGATGGAAATTACTCAATTTACCTATTTTCAACAGTGTGGGGGTATTGATTGCCGCCCGGTGTCGATTGAGATTACTTATGGGTTAGAGCGACTGGTGATGTACCTTCAGCAAGTGGAGGCTATTACTAAAATCCAATGGACGGACAACATTACTTATGGTGATGTTCATCTTCAGGGTGAGATTGAGCAGTGTACTTACAACTTTGAAGCGTCGAATCCTGAGATGTTGCTGAATCTGTTCAATATATATGAGCAGGAAGCTTTTCAATTAACGGAACGAGGATTGGTTTTACCCAGCTTGGACTATGTGATTAAGTGTTCCCATACGTTTAATTTGCTGGATGCAAGAGGTGTAATTTCGGTGACGGAACGAACTCGCTACATTACTAGGATTCGGCATTTGGCGAGGAAAGTTGCTCATTTATATGTTGAGCAGAGGGAGAAGTTAGGTTTCCCGCTGCTGAAAAATGCCGTCAGTTGAACAATAGGCATTGAATTTTTTCACCCCCCTTTCCTGGGGGGTCATGGTTGAAAGTACAAACAGTGGTGTGTGTCAGATGATAAATGTAAGTGAAGCTTTAGAACCTATTGCTGCTTGGTTTCGTTCTCTGGGTGTTCCTGAACCGGTTGTGCATTGGGGACATCCGGTGATGATGGGGATTGTGATTTTTGTTGTGGGTAGTTTTGTGGGTGTGTCTGGTTGGCGAGGAAAACTGTTACAAGAGAAAGATAAAGATGCTGCTGTTAAAAGTAGAAGCTCCCATCGTCAGTTAGCACCTTGGTTATTTATATTCTTGGCGGGTGGTTATACAGGTGGTGTATTGTCGTTGGTGATGCAGCATCAACCTCTGTTTGAAAGTCCGCATTTTTGGACTGGTTCTGTTGTGCTGTTGCTGTTGCTGGTTAATGGTGCAATTTCTTTGAGTGGGTTTTTTGGCGATAAAGCAGCTTTGCGGGTGGTTCATGCTTATTTGGGAAGTACAGCACTTTTGATTTTGTTTGTTCATGCTGTATTAGGATTTAATTTAGGTATATCTTTGTAAGCTTGGTTTTATCAACTTTATATATTTTGTTGGGTTGCGCTGTCGCTTAACCCAACCTACAATTATTTTTTTAACTAAACTGGATTTGTTTATATAGGTTTGTTTATATATGAATTTTATTCACTGGGTGCTTTGGTAATTACAGTTTTATGATGCAGAGTAGTGGCGTTATTATTTGTTTGTCCTATATTTTAGGTTTGCTGTTTACAGCAGTTCCTTGGGGTGGTGCATGGATTTTGGGACTGGGGATATTAGGAGCAATTTTTTTTCGTGCAAGTTATATTAGTCTGTGGAAATTTGCTCAGAAAGGTGAAAAGTCCATCACCAAAGCTAAGGCAGGGACTAATACTCCGCTGAATACTCCTCATCCTAGAGTATGGCTTATAGCTGGACTGGTGGGGTTGTTGGCAACTCTGTATTTTCAATTGCGGATACCCCAACCAGGAGAAAAAGATATTAGTCAGTTTGTTTCTGCTGAAAATAATAGCAATCAAGAACAGTTAGTAATTGTGCGTGGGGAAGTTGCAGGTACTCCCCGTTTAACTCGCAGTCAAAGAGGGCAATTTTGGCTGGAAGCGACGCAGCTAGATGAAGTTAAAAATGATCAAGGTCCTGCAAGTGTACCAAAAGGGGTGACGGGTAAATTATATGTAACTGTGCCTATTCTTCAGTCTACTGGTTTATATCCTGGTCAACAAATTGCTGTGACTGGGATGTTATATAAACCTAAAGCGGCATCAAACCCTGGTGCTTTTGATTTTCAGAAGTATCTGAAGCAGGAAGGTACTTTTGCGGGTTTGGTTGGTAAACAGATCAATTTTATTGATGAAGATAGAAAATGGGGATGGTGGCAAATTCGGGAACAAATTGTGCGATCGCAAGTTCGTTGGTTGGGTGTTCCTGAAGGTCCTTTAGTTAGTGCAATGGTTTTGGGTAGTAAGGCTGTTGATTTACCTTATGATATTCGTGATTTATTTGTAAAGGTTGGTTTAGCTCACGCTTTAGCTGCTTCGGGTTTTCAAACTTCCCTAATTTTGGGTGTAATTTTACAACTCACTAGACGAGCAAAAAAGGGAACGCAGATTATTTTTGGTGCGTTGGGTTTAATTACTTTCTTGTGTTTAGCTGGGTTTCAAGCTGCGATTCTGAGAGCAGTAATTATGGGTTTTGCAGCATTAATTGGTTTGGCTTTGGACAGGAAAGTTCAACAATTAGGATCTTTGCTGTTGGCAGCTACGCTATTATTGTTATTTAATCCTCTTTGGATTTGGGATTTAGGTTTTCAACTTAGTTTTTTGGCTACTTTGGGGTTAATTGTTACAGCCACACCAATAACTAAACGTTTGGATTGGCTGCCACCTGCGATCGCTGCTTTAATTTCTGTTCCTCTAGCTGCAACAATTTGGACTCTACCGCTACTTTTACAGGTTTTTAGTGTGGTTGCAGTTTACAGTGTGCCATTGAATATTATCACTACTCCATTAATTTCTGTGATTAGTATCGGTGGCATGATTAGCGGTTTGGCAAGTTTAATTTTACCAGATTTAGGAAGCACTTTAGCAAGTTTCTTATATTATCCAACTCATTGGTTAATTCAATTAGCAGAATTTTTTGCTGATCTGCCAGGAAGCTCGGTGGCAGTTGGTAGTATATCTACTTGGCAAATGATAGTAATTTATGGATTAATCATCTCTACTAGGTTGTTACGTTGGTGGCAAAAAAGATGGTGGTTTGCGGGTTTAATGGCTATTGTTTTAGTGATAATTCCTGTTTGGCATTCTACAAATAATTTATTACGCATCACATTATTAGCAACCGATAAAGAACCAGTTTTGGTAATTCAAGATCAAGGAAAAGTTACTTTAGTTAATAGCGGTGATGAAGGTACAGGACGTTTCACTATTTTACCTTTTCTACAACAACAGGGGATTAATCAAATTGATTCGACAATTTCTAGTAAATTTTTAGGCAATGAGAATGATGCTTGGCTAGAAATCATGGAAAGTTTACGTATTAATAATTTTTATGCTTATACCTCTAAATCAGAAAATAATATTGAAACTCAATCTATTCAACAAAAACTGCAAAAGTATAAAGGAATTTATCAGCCTTTAACATTAGGTCAGACTGTAAATACTGGTGCTATAATTGCCCAATTCATCAATGACAAATCACCGATTTTAAAATTGCAAATTTTTGGACAAAATTGGTTATTAGTAGGTAGTGTCAAGTCTCAACAAATAACACAGCTACTTAAAAGTGGTGATTTGTCTCGTCCACAGGTGCTTTGGTGTCCATCAGAATCTTTACAAGATTTGGTTGTGGCACTGCAACCACAAGTGGCAATAGCATCTGCTAATAACCTTGACAGCAAAACTTTATCCGCTTTAAGCAAAGGACAAACAAAACTGTTCTTTACAGGTAGAGATGGCGCGATTCAATGGACTCCCAAGGGTGACTTTGAAGCTTTCATCCAAGTCACAGAAAACAAATCTTCGGATTTGTAACAAGTTGATGAATGAAGATGCTATAATTCTGGATGATATAAAATAGCATCACCCTTATTCACTAAATTCAGTGAATCATGTGAATAAATATTTGGAGAGGTGTCCGAGTGGTTGATGGTGACGCACTCGAAATGCGTTTTGGGGCAACTCAACGGGGGTTCGAATCCCCCCCTCTCCGTTATCTGATAGTTGCAAAGGCAGCAAACTGCCTTATAAAATATATATTCTGTTTCTGCTTTTAGCCCAGAGAATACCAGACAATAAATTATCCTATCTTGTGGGATGGGCATCCTGGCCTTCGTTGATGATTAGCGGGCTTTTCGTCCAGCACCACAAGAAATTTTGGGAAAATTTTTTATTTGGAAGTTCCTAACGTTTTCTTGACTTTCAGCTTGTAGGGTGACTGTTAAGGTGTCGGGAAAGGGTAAAAAAGTAGGACAAAATTAGAAGTGTCAGGCAATCATAAATGTTTATATAGTTGCTATTGATTTAGTGTCATCTGCTTTATAAACAAATTAGCAATAAAGGAAAAACGATGCGACTATCACAAATGTTATTTGTTACACTGCGGGATGATCCAGCAGATGCGGAAATTCCCAGCCATAAACTTTTACTCCGCGCAGGTTATATCCGTCGCATCGGTAGCGGTGTCTATGCTTATCTTCCTTTAATGTGGCGAGTTTTGCAAAAAGTTTCCC of Anabaena sphaerica FACHB-251 contains these proteins:
- the glyQ gene encoding glycine--tRNA ligase subunit alpha → MNFQSVIAVLHQFWGQRGCLIAQPYDMEKGAGTKNPHTFLRALGPEPWSVAYVEPCRRPTDGRYGDNPNRFQHYYQYQVLIKPSPDNIQDIYLDSLRALGIRPEDHDVRFVEDNWEDATVGAWGTGWEVWLDGMEITQFTYFQQCGGIDCRPVSIEITYGLERLVMYLQQVEAITKIQWTDNITYGDVHLQGEIEQCTYNFEASNPEMLLNLFNIYEQEAFQLTERGLVLPSLDYVIKCSHTFNLLDARGVISVTERTRYITRIRHLARKVAHLYVEQREKLGFPLLKNAVS
- a CDS encoding DUF4079 domain-containing protein, whose protein sequence is MINVSEALEPIAAWFRSLGVPEPVVHWGHPVMMGIVIFVVGSFVGVSGWRGKLLQEKDKDAAVKSRSSHRQLAPWLFIFLAGGYTGGVLSLVMQHQPLFESPHFWTGSVVLLLLLVNGAISLSGFFGDKAALRVVHAYLGSTALLILFVHAVLGFNLGISL
- a CDS encoding ComEC/Rec2 family competence protein, coding for MMQSSGVIICLSYILGLLFTAVPWGGAWILGLGILGAIFFRASYISLWKFAQKGEKSITKAKAGTNTPLNTPHPRVWLIAGLVGLLATLYFQLRIPQPGEKDISQFVSAENNSNQEQLVIVRGEVAGTPRLTRSQRGQFWLEATQLDEVKNDQGPASVPKGVTGKLYVTVPILQSTGLYPGQQIAVTGMLYKPKAASNPGAFDFQKYLKQEGTFAGLVGKQINFIDEDRKWGWWQIREQIVRSQVRWLGVPEGPLVSAMVLGSKAVDLPYDIRDLFVKVGLAHALAASGFQTSLILGVILQLTRRAKKGTQIIFGALGLITFLCLAGFQAAILRAVIMGFAALIGLALDRKVQQLGSLLLAATLLLLFNPLWIWDLGFQLSFLATLGLIVTATPITKRLDWLPPAIAALISVPLAATIWTLPLLLQVFSVVAVYSVPLNIITTPLISVISIGGMISGLASLILPDLGSTLASFLYYPTHWLIQLAEFFADLPGSSVAVGSISTWQMIVIYGLIISTRLLRWWQKRWWFAGLMAIVLVIIPVWHSTNNLLRITLLATDKEPVLVIQDQGKVTLVNSGDEGTGRFTILPFLQQQGINQIDSTISSKFLGNENDAWLEIMESLRINNFYAYTSKSENNIETQSIQQKLQKYKGIYQPLTLGQTVNTGAIIAQFINDKSPILKLQIFGQNWLLVGSVKSQQITQLLKSGDLSRPQVLWCPSESLQDLVVALQPQVAIASANNLDSKTLSALSKGQTKLFFTGRDGAIQWTPKGDFEAFIQVTENKSSDL